A DNA window from Bradyrhizobium sp. CCBAU 53421 contains the following coding sequences:
- a CDS encoding HNH endonuclease yields the protein MNAHVSQGGWPVLVLNADFRPLSYYPLSLWSWQDAIKAVFLDRVNIVEYYDRAVRSPSFEIQLPSVVSLKSFVKPTTHPAFTRFNVFLRDRFSCQYCLSADDLTFDHIIPRSKGGQTTWENVVAACSPCNLRKGNLTPQQAKMFPKQTPYAPTVHQLHRNGRLFPPNYLHESWLDYLYWDTELDP from the coding sequence TTGAACGCACATGTCTCGCAAGGCGGTTGGCCGGTGCTGGTCTTGAATGCGGACTTCCGGCCGCTGAGTTATTACCCGCTGTCGCTCTGGTCCTGGCAGGACGCGATCAAGGCGGTGTTCCTCGATCGTGTCAACATCGTCGAATATTACGACCGCGCGGTACGAAGTCCTTCCTTCGAAATCCAGTTGCCCAGCGTCGTATCCCTGAAATCCTTCGTCAAGCCGACCACCCACCCCGCCTTCACCCGGTTCAACGTTTTCCTTCGCGACCGATTCAGCTGCCAATATTGCCTGTCGGCCGACGACCTCACCTTCGATCACATCATTCCGCGCAGCAAGGGTGGCCAGACCACCTGGGAGAACGTCGTCGCCGCCTGCTCGCCCTGCAATCTGCGCAAGGGCAATTTGACGCCGCAGCAGGCCAAGATGTTTCCGAAGCAGACGCCGTACGCCCCAACCGTGCATCAGCTCCACCGCAACGGCCGGCTGTTCCCGCCGAACTATCTGCACGAGAGCTGGCTCGACTATCTCTACTGGGATACGGAGCTCGATCCGTAG
- a CDS encoding MarR family winged helix-turn-helix transcriptional regulator, translating into MAPSQSHIHAEIGRLITRLGRIWRRESDQALSDHGLSYATAIPLLVLSRQGENVRQGVLADELGIEGPSLVRLIDLLQSEGLVERREDPTDRRAKTLHLTAAGEAKVEETNRVLRRVRASVLKDIGSEELAVTFETLQRIDERASRLHDAKAAPAKTAPAKTTPEAK; encoded by the coding sequence ATGGCTCCGTCGCAATCCCATATCCACGCCGAGATCGGCCGCCTGATCACCAGGCTTGGCCGGATCTGGCGTCGCGAGTCGGATCAGGCGCTGTCCGATCACGGCCTGTCCTACGCGACGGCGATCCCGCTGCTGGTGCTGTCGCGGCAGGGGGAGAACGTCCGGCAGGGCGTGCTCGCCGACGAACTGGGGATCGAGGGACCTTCGCTGGTGCGGCTGATCGATCTGCTGCAGTCCGAAGGCCTGGTCGAGCGTCGTGAGGATCCGACCGACCGGCGCGCCAAGACGCTGCATCTCACCGCGGCCGGCGAAGCCAAGGTCGAGGAGACCAACCGGGTGCTGCGCCGGGTGCGGGCCAGCGTGCTCAAGGATATCGGCAGCGAGGAGCTTGCGGTAACCTTCGAGACGCTGCAGCGCATCGACGAGCGAGCGAGCCGCCTGCACGACGCCAAGGCCGCTCCAGCCAAGACTGCTCCAGCCAAGACCACGCCAGAGGCGAAATAG